A section of the Aminiphilus circumscriptus DSM 16581 genome encodes:
- a CDS encoding DUF6513 domain-containing protein, producing MARTLFVTGTLAAEALEEVLRGLEDVVCWRIEVMPITVAALMTVEWIAERLSLPEECDLVVLPGLVRGDPAVLAERLGVPVERGPRDLKELPRRFGQRMELRGYGTYRTRIVAEITNAWTLDAAALLAAARVRAAAGADIIDLGGPPKEPYPRVGEAVSLLKREGFSVSVDSLDPETLNEASRAGADLLLSVHAGTLDKVSSDCPVVVIPEPETDMTSFHRCLERALARGLSVVADPVLDPLLFGFSESLVRFAEVRRRYPGMPLLMGVGNVTELVEADSVGINALLAGVAEELEVDYLLTVEEISWTAGSIRELDLARRLMHYAGSRRMLPKHLVGSLVVAKEIPFEEYTEEELRRIAAKVRDKNFRIFVGEGRIHAFNGERFVSGTEAGELFPALGEVDAAHAFYLGRELERAQTALRLGKHYVQEEPLRFGYRNDRHDP from the coding sequence ATGGCTCGCACGCTTTTTGTGACGGGAACTCTCGCCGCGGAGGCCCTGGAGGAAGTTCTTCGAGGCCTTGAGGATGTCGTGTGCTGGCGGATCGAAGTCATGCCCATCACCGTGGCGGCCCTCATGACCGTGGAATGGATCGCGGAGCGCCTCTCCTTGCCGGAAGAGTGCGATTTGGTCGTGCTTCCCGGCCTCGTTCGGGGCGACCCGGCGGTTCTGGCGGAGCGCCTGGGCGTTCCCGTGGAGCGGGGCCCCCGGGACTTGAAGGAGCTTCCCCGCCGCTTCGGACAGCGGATGGAACTGAGGGGATACGGCACCTACCGCACCCGCATCGTGGCGGAGATCACGAACGCCTGGACGCTCGATGCGGCGGCCCTCCTCGCCGCCGCCCGGGTCCGGGCCGCGGCGGGAGCGGACATCATCGATCTGGGCGGCCCGCCGAAGGAGCCCTATCCCCGGGTGGGAGAAGCGGTGTCCCTGCTGAAGCGGGAGGGATTTTCCGTCAGCGTCGACTCTCTGGATCCGGAGACGCTGAACGAGGCCTCCCGGGCCGGAGCGGACCTGCTCCTCTCGGTGCACGCGGGAACGCTCGACAAGGTTTCCTCGGACTGTCCCGTGGTGGTGATTCCCGAGCCGGAGACGGACATGACCTCCTTCCACCGCTGTCTGGAGAGAGCCCTCGCACGGGGGCTCTCCGTCGTGGCGGACCCCGTGCTGGACCCCCTTCTCTTCGGGTTTTCCGAGTCCCTGGTGCGCTTCGCGGAGGTACGACGCCGTTATCCCGGCATGCCTCTCCTGATGGGGGTCGGAAACGTGACGGAACTGGTGGAGGCGGACAGCGTGGGGATCAACGCTCTCCTCGCGGGGGTCGCCGAGGAGCTGGAGGTGGACTATCTCCTGACGGTGGAAGAGATTTCCTGGACCGCGGGCAGCATCCGGGAACTCGATCTCGCCCGACGTCTCATGCACTACGCCGGAAGCAGGCGCATGCTCCCGAAGCACCTCGTGGGAAGTCTCGTGGTGGCCAAGGAGATCCCCTTCGAGGAGTACACGGAGGAGGAACTCCGGCGGATCGCCGCCAAGGTGCGGGACAAAAACTTCCGCATCTTCGTCGGAGAGGGGCGGATTCACGCGTTCAACGGCGAGCGCTTCGTCTCCGGAACGGAGGCGGGAGAGCTTTTTCCGGCTCTGGGCGAGGTGGACGCCGCCCACGCCTTCTATCTGGGCCGGGAGCTCGAGCGGGCCCAGACGGCGCTGCGTCTGGGGAAACACTATGTCCAGGAAGAGCCGCTTCGCTTCGGCTACCGGAATGACCGTCATGATCCTTGA
- a CDS encoding DUF447 domain-containing protein, protein MILEVLLSTLDQDGSPRIVPAGVRWGETHLELVSYRTSRTCDNLLKGRGAVANLCDDALLFVRCALDEAAKKEQPCRPSGRVPGAILERACSYRELRLLAALGEGERICFSCEVVGTGTIREFLGFNRAAGALLELAVAATRRALLPEEAWKPLWNQACRCVERTGGPRELEALSVLQDCFFGEEEKV, encoded by the coding sequence ATGATCCTTGAGGTCCTGCTCTCCACGCTGGACCAGGACGGATCTCCCCGCATCGTTCCCGCGGGGGTCCGTTGGGGGGAGACGCACCTGGAACTCGTCTCCTACCGGACGAGCCGGACCTGCGACAATCTTCTCAAGGGGCGGGGCGCCGTGGCGAACCTCTGCGACGACGCGCTCCTCTTCGTTCGCTGCGCCCTTGACGAGGCGGCGAAGAAGGAACAGCCCTGCCGCCCCTCCGGCAGGGTTCCCGGGGCCATTCTCGAAAGGGCCTGCTCCTATCGGGAGCTGCGCCTCCTCGCCGCTCTCGGCGAGGGAGAACGGATTTGTTTTTCCTGCGAGGTTGTCGGAACGGGGACGATTCGGGAGTTTCTCGGGTTTAATCGTGCGGCGGGAGCGCTCCTGGAGCTGGCGGTGGCGGCCACGCGCAGGGCCCTGCTTCCCGAGGAGGCGTGGAAGCCCCTGTGGAACCAGGCATGTCGCTGCGTGGAGCGCACCGGAGGTCCTCGGGAGCTGGAGGCGCTCTCGGTCCTTCAGGATTGTTTCTTCGGGGAGGAGGAAAAGGTGTGA
- a CDS encoding beta-ribofuranosylaminobenzene 5'-phosphate synthase family protein, protein MKVRVETGSRLHLGFLDLEGGVGRRYGSLGISLNRPGVLLEAEEAAAWFYQGPEAFRERVEEAAGAVSLLAGRTEGVPPIRLCLRKVIPPHVGLGSGTQVSLAAGTAVAELLGVRTDPRQLATLLRRGRRSGIGVEAFAGGGFLLDGGIRGDGGTPPLLLRRSLPASWRFLVVLPETAPGISGAAEEQALATLPLVDPSVTGELCRLVLLGLLPSLVEEDGIAFGRALTEIQRLVGSCFLAAQGGVYASPLSEHLVTLLLEMGALGAGQSSWGPAVFGFFDDPLTAEQVRKRLLGSREFAGGTIFAAGGAREGARIHCRKDAEGEKVSCGLPE, encoded by the coding sequence GTGAAGGTTCGCGTCGAAACGGGCTCAAGGCTCCACCTGGGGTTTCTGGATCTCGAAGGAGGGGTGGGGCGTCGCTATGGCAGCCTTGGCATCTCCCTGAACCGCCCCGGTGTGCTCCTTGAGGCGGAGGAGGCTGCCGCCTGGTTCTACCAGGGTCCAGAAGCCTTCCGCGAACGGGTGGAGGAGGCTGCCGGCGCGGTGTCGCTCCTCGCGGGGAGAACGGAGGGAGTTCCACCGATCCGGCTCTGTCTTCGCAAGGTCATTCCGCCCCACGTGGGGCTCGGCTCGGGAACGCAGGTCTCTCTCGCGGCAGGGACGGCCGTGGCGGAACTCTTGGGCGTTCGGACGGACCCTCGGCAGCTGGCCACTCTGCTCCGGCGGGGACGCCGCTCCGGGATCGGCGTGGAGGCCTTCGCCGGAGGAGGGTTTCTCCTCGACGGCGGGATCCGGGGGGACGGCGGCACGCCGCCGCTGCTCCTCCGGCGGTCTCTTCCGGCGTCGTGGCGTTTTCTCGTGGTGCTTCCCGAGACGGCGCCGGGCATCTCCGGAGCGGCGGAGGAACAGGCTCTGGCGACGCTTCCTCTCGTAGATCCTTCGGTGACGGGCGAACTCTGCCGTCTCGTTCTTCTGGGCCTGCTGCCCTCCCTGGTCGAGGAGGACGGCATCGCCTTCGGGCGGGCGCTGACGGAAATCCAGCGCCTTGTGGGTTCCTGTTTCCTCGCCGCCCAGGGAGGCGTCTACGCCTCCCCGCTTTCAGAGCACCTGGTGACCCTTCTCCTGGAGATGGGAGCCCTGGGAGCGGGGCAGAGTTCCTGGGGGCCTGCGGTGTTCGGTTTCTTCGACGACCCTCTGACGGCGGAACAGGTGCGAAAGCGCCTCCTCGGGTCCAGGGAATTCGCGGGAGGGACGATTTTTGCGGCGGGGGGTGCGCGGGAGGGTGCGCGTATCCATTGCCGGAAGGATGCGGAAGGGGAGAAAGTGTCGTGCGGTTTGCCGGAGTAG
- the fhcD gene encoding formylmethanofuran--tetrahydromethanopterin N-formyltransferase, translating to MRFAGVEIEDTYAEAFKMWGTRLLVTGSSPEWAKTAAEAAAGFAHSVIGCGCEAGVERFLPPEETPDGRPGATVLLFASSRKDLEKQLLLRVGQAVMTCPTSACYNALAGEEELSVGGKLRYFGDGWQGSKVLEGSRFWRIPVMDGEFLVEDRFGIRRGIGGGNFLILGADARAALEAAEAAVRVMRRVPGIILPFPGGIVRSGSKVGSRYRFLSASTNTAYCPSLRPLVESALPEGVNCVYEIVADGLEEEPLRQALRDGVKAACREGVCRISAGNYGGKLGQYVFALRDLLGGDAP from the coding sequence GTGCGGTTTGCCGGAGTAGAGATCGAGGATACCTACGCGGAGGCCTTCAAGATGTGGGGAACCCGGCTACTCGTCACCGGAAGTTCTCCCGAGTGGGCGAAGACCGCTGCCGAGGCCGCGGCGGGTTTCGCCCACTCGGTGATCGGCTGTGGCTGCGAGGCCGGGGTGGAACGGTTTCTTCCGCCCGAAGAGACGCCCGACGGCAGGCCTGGCGCGACGGTGCTCCTCTTCGCCTCGTCCCGGAAGGACCTGGAGAAGCAGTTGCTCCTTCGGGTGGGACAGGCGGTCATGACCTGCCCCACCAGTGCCTGCTACAATGCTCTCGCCGGAGAGGAGGAACTTTCCGTGGGAGGCAAGCTCCGCTACTTCGGCGACGGCTGGCAGGGAAGCAAGGTTTTGGAGGGGTCCCGTTTCTGGCGGATTCCCGTCATGGACGGAGAGTTTCTCGTGGAGGACCGCTTCGGCATCCGGCGGGGCATCGGAGGCGGCAATTTCCTCATCCTCGGCGCGGACGCCCGGGCGGCCCTCGAGGCCGCCGAGGCCGCCGTCCGAGTCATGCGGCGCGTTCCCGGGATCATCCTCCCCTTTCCCGGGGGGATCGTCCGGAGCGGTAGCAAGGTGGGGTCCCGCTACAGGTTCCTCTCCGCCTCCACGAACACCGCCTACTGTCCTTCCCTGCGCCCCCTCGTGGAATCGGCGTTGCCCGAGGGAGTGAACTGCGTCTACGAGATCGTCGCGGACGGCCTGGAGGAAGAACCTCTTCGGCAGGCCCTCCGGGACGGTGTGAAGGCCGCCTGCCGCGAAGGGGTCTGCCGCATTTCCGCAGGGAACTACGGAGGGAAGCTCGGGCAGTACGTCTTCGCTCTTCGAGATCTCCTGGGAGGTGATGCACCGTGA
- a CDS encoding formylmethanofuran dehydrogenase subunit C yields MKVLRPRCALDCPVEAEGLVPERLAEMTTEALLRLPLAYGRFSVPLGELFDVEADGAADAAVVLEGDFSRVKRIGENMAGGSLEIRGNAGMHLGAGMSGGTIRVLGNVDAWAGAMMSGGRIEITGSAGPSLAGAYPGETRGMRGGMVLVRGDTGLRAGERLRRGLIVVGGCTGDFPGLGMLAGTLVAFGTLGIRAGAGSKRGTLVALGGARGEMLPTYREACAYRPVFLDRLLRFLEREGFPVTAEHRSGRFRRWVGDANELGKGEILVHEKDLQ; encoded by the coding sequence GTGAAGGTGCTGCGGCCCCGATGTGCCCTCGACTGCCCTGTGGAGGCGGAAGGTCTCGTTCCGGAGCGGCTCGCGGAGATGACGACGGAAGCACTCCTCCGGCTGCCTCTGGCGTACGGACGGTTTTCCGTTCCTCTCGGAGAGCTTTTCGACGTGGAGGCGGACGGCGCGGCGGATGCCGCGGTGGTGCTGGAGGGGGATTTTTCCCGGGTCAAGCGCATCGGGGAGAACATGGCCGGGGGCTCTCTTGAAATCCGTGGAAACGCTGGCATGCACCTTGGAGCGGGCATGTCCGGCGGGACGATCCGCGTTCTCGGCAACGTCGATGCCTGGGCAGGTGCTATGATGTCCGGAGGGCGCATCGAGATCACCGGCAGTGCCGGTCCCTCCCTCGCGGGGGCCTACCCCGGGGAGACTCGGGGGATGCGGGGCGGCATGGTCCTTGTCCGGGGGGATACGGGACTCCGGGCAGGCGAACGACTCCGCCGCGGCCTTATCGTTGTGGGAGGTTGCACCGGCGATTTTCCGGGGCTCGGCATGCTCGCAGGGACGCTTGTGGCCTTCGGTACGCTGGGCATCCGCGCCGGGGCTGGCTCGAAACGAGGCACCCTCGTGGCGCTGGGCGGTGCCCGAGGAGAGATGCTTCCCACCTACCGGGAGGCCTGTGCCTATCGGCCCGTCTTTCTGGACCGCCTTCTGCGTTTTCTGGAGCGGGAGGGGTTTCCCGTCACTGCGGAGCACCGGAGCGGTCGATTTCGGCGCTGGGTGGGCGACGCGAACGAGTTGGGAAAGGGGGAGATTCTTGTCCATGAAAAAGACCTGCAATGA
- the mch gene encoding methenyltetrahydromethanopterin cyclohydrolase, translated as MKKTCNERSVEVVRQLVEEADVLGVAVHRLGNGTLWIDCGIEVEGSLEAGRLYALACLGGMADLRFDTFDLDGITWPSLSVSVSRPLLACLGCQYAGWNIEVKGTSGTYRAMGSGPGRMRGSREPLLDRFGLRERTDDAVLALETRTPPDEETATAIAFSCAVSPGKLVLLTAPTASLVGSVQIASRVVETGIHKMIEVDFPVETLFAATGTCPIPPLCADDTEAMGRTNDAVLYGGSAWYALRSGEDLSVPAERLASSSSPDFGLPFRKIVERYEGDFYKMDPLLFSPAEVAVNDLATGRTYCAGQIRADLLRKEWLGS; from the coding sequence ATGAAAAAGACCTGCAATGAACGGAGCGTCGAAGTGGTCCGTCAGCTCGTGGAGGAAGCGGATGTCCTCGGCGTGGCGGTGCACCGCCTCGGAAACGGAACTCTGTGGATCGACTGCGGCATCGAGGTGGAAGGATCCCTGGAGGCGGGAAGACTCTACGCGCTCGCCTGCCTCGGAGGCATGGCGGACCTTCGGTTCGACACGTTCGATCTGGACGGGATCACCTGGCCCTCCCTCTCCGTCTCCGTGTCGCGTCCTCTGCTGGCCTGCCTGGGATGCCAGTACGCGGGGTGGAACATCGAGGTGAAGGGGACGTCGGGGACGTATCGGGCCATGGGATCGGGTCCGGGCAGAATGCGCGGTTCAAGGGAGCCGCTGCTGGACCGGTTCGGCCTGCGAGAGCGGACGGACGATGCGGTCCTCGCTCTGGAGACCCGAACGCCCCCCGACGAGGAGACGGCCACGGCCATCGCCTTTTCCTGCGCGGTCTCGCCGGGAAAGCTTGTGCTCCTCACGGCGCCCACGGCGAGCCTTGTGGGCTCGGTGCAGATCGCTTCCCGGGTGGTGGAGACGGGAATCCACAAGATGATCGAGGTGGACTTTCCCGTGGAGACGCTTTTCGCCGCAACGGGAACCTGTCCCATTCCGCCCCTCTGCGCGGACGATACCGAGGCCATGGGACGCACCAACGACGCGGTCCTCTACGGCGGCTCCGCCTGGTATGCCCTGCGCTCCGGAGAGGATCTGTCCGTTCCGGCGGAACGGCTTGCCTCGTCGAGTTCCCCCGACTTCGGTCTTCCCTTCCGGAAGATCGTCGAGCGCTACGAGGGGGATTTCTACAAGATGGATCCCCTGCTCTTCAGCCCCGCGGAGGTGGCGGTGAACGACCTGGCGACGGGAAGGACCTATTGCGCGGGACAGATTCGTGCGGATCTGCTCCGGAAGGAGTGGCTCGGGTCGTGA
- a CDS encoding RimK family alpha-L-glutamate ligase, translating to MRAALVGNPEGWHATQLAAALERRGVTVSRFPATRLSGSIGASPGASSLGASLADQDLVLVRAIPSGSLEQVIFRLDMLHLLRRRGVRVVNSPEALERSVDKFTTSALLEEAGIPTPRTEVTENLDEALACFRRLGGDVVVKPLFGSEGKGIVRLRDSETAWMTFRALDLGRSVFYLQQFVPHGNEDFRLFVVGEEVAGAMVRRGEDWRSNLARGGRGERFAPDEHLRSLAIRAARAVGAFYAGVDILPGPDGPLVGEVNGIPGWKGLEAALGVCMAELLVERLLGASLPGDVS from the coding sequence GTGAGAGCGGCCCTCGTGGGCAACCCCGAGGGATGGCACGCAACCCAACTCGCGGCGGCGCTGGAGCGCCGGGGTGTCACGGTGAGCCGCTTTCCTGCCACGCGGCTCTCCGGCTCCATCGGCGCCTCTCCGGGTGCGTCCTCTCTCGGGGCATCCCTCGCTGACCAGGATCTCGTCCTGGTCCGGGCGATTCCTTCGGGCTCCCTGGAACAGGTGATCTTCAGGCTCGACATGTTGCACCTCCTCCGGCGCAGAGGCGTCCGGGTGGTCAACTCCCCGGAGGCGCTGGAGCGCTCGGTGGACAAGTTCACCACCAGCGCTCTGCTGGAGGAGGCGGGGATTCCCACACCCCGCACGGAGGTGACGGAGAATCTCGACGAGGCCCTGGCGTGCTTTCGAAGGCTCGGCGGGGACGTGGTGGTGAAGCCTCTTTTCGGCTCCGAGGGGAAGGGGATCGTCCGCCTCCGTGATTCCGAGACGGCATGGATGACCTTCCGCGCCCTGGATCTGGGGCGTTCCGTGTTCTATCTTCAGCAGTTCGTCCCCCACGGCAACGAGGACTTCCGCCTCTTCGTCGTGGGCGAAGAAGTGGCGGGCGCCATGGTCCGCCGCGGGGAGGACTGGCGCAGCAATCTCGCCCGGGGTGGCAGGGGGGAGCGCTTCGCTCCCGACGAGCATCTCCGGTCCCTGGCGATTCGGGCCGCCCGCGCCGTGGGTGCCTTCTACGCCGGAGTGGACATCCTTCCCGGTCCCGACGGTCCCCTGGTGGGAGAGGTGAACGGCATTCCGGGGTGGAAGGGGCTTGAGGCAGCCCTGGGGGTGTGCATGGCGGAGTTGTTGGTGGAGCGTCTTCTCGGCGCTTCCCTCCCCGGGGATGTGTCATGA
- a CDS encoding triphosphoribosyl-dephospho-CoA synthase — MKGGRTRMEVVRHVEFACLLEVGAPKPGNVNRFADFSDATLEDFLVSAVAVGETFRRIRRWSVGTLVLRGVTATRRLTGTNTNLGMLLLLAPLAMGALASPRGKLRQGVQEVLRGTDAEDARQVYEAIRRASPGGLGNASAHDVTDKTADPPSLSKAMEAAAERDSVAREHVRDFEYTFGLVLPALRGHLAAGADLSDAVVRTFLQVLAAVPDTLIARKAGDEEARRISRLAAELFAAAPSAAVSPLERPFLREFDALLRSGGNRTNPGTTADLIAAGLFCLLSENPGGRDETVLRFRRSATGEEFLQVQ; from the coding sequence ATGAAGGGCGGACGGACCCGGATGGAGGTAGTTCGCCACGTGGAGTTCGCCTGTCTTCTGGAGGTGGGGGCGCCCAAACCGGGCAACGTGAACCGTTTCGCCGACTTCAGCGACGCCACCCTGGAGGATTTTCTCGTGAGCGCCGTCGCCGTGGGTGAAACCTTCCGGCGGATCCGGCGCTGGTCCGTGGGAACGCTGGTGCTTCGGGGCGTCACCGCGACCCGGCGTCTTACGGGGACCAACACGAACCTGGGCATGCTCCTTCTGCTGGCTCCTCTCGCCATGGGGGCTCTCGCCTCTCCCCGAGGAAAGCTGCGACAGGGCGTTCAAGAGGTGCTGCGCGGAACGGACGCGGAGGATGCCCGGCAGGTCTACGAGGCCATCCGGCGAGCCTCGCCGGGAGGACTCGGCAACGCTTCCGCCCACGACGTGACGGATAAGACAGCAGACCCTCCCTCGTTGTCGAAGGCCATGGAAGCCGCCGCGGAAAGGGATTCCGTGGCCCGTGAGCACGTTCGGGATTTTGAGTACACCTTCGGTCTCGTCCTGCCCGCGCTGCGCGGACACCTCGCCGCCGGAGCGGACCTGAGCGACGCGGTGGTGCGCACCTTTCTGCAGGTGCTCGCGGCCGTTCCCGACACGCTCATCGCCCGAAAGGCCGGAGACGAGGAGGCACGGCGCATCTCCCGCCTGGCGGCGGAGCTTTTCGCCGCCGCGCCTTCCGCCGCTGTCTCTCCGCTGGAGCGACCGTTCCTCCGGGAGTTCGATGCCCTTCTCCGCTCCGGAGGAAACCGGACCAATCCCGGGACCACTGCGGACCTGATCGCGGCGGGACTCTTTTGCCTTCTCTCGGAGAATCCCGGCGGGCGGGACGAAACGGTGCTGCGCTTTCGCAGGAGCGCCACCGGAGAGGAGTTCCTGCAGGTGCAATAA
- a CDS encoding serine dehydratase subunit alpha family protein: protein MYREKLLQTLRRQVKPAVGCTEPIAVALATANARKFVRGKPERILVVVSPNIYKNGFSVTIPGTDKTGNAYAAALAFAGGNPDLGLEVLKNCSKEDYERAEELLPFVEVRFDRDKTGVYVSATVETATDAAEAVIANRHDEVVRITHNGEIVFASARCAESGASGNSGDDFDVTCLSLAELRREIGEIPPEELRFLLEGVTMNMAMAEEGLRLGAGLGIGRSFRELLQEGVIEDSLLCKVRMVAAAATDARMGGVPLPVMSSAGSGNHGITAVVPLKVLADARGLGEEVLVRGLAFSHLVTLYIKNFTGRLSPVCGCAVAAGTGAAAGMTWMLGGDDDAIAAAINMMLGNLAGLLCDGAKHDCALKIATSAGEALLAALLAEKGVAMSGKNGIVVSSAEESIRHLGRISTTGMKDTDEVILQIITGA, encoded by the coding sequence ATGTACAGGGAGAAACTGCTCCAGACACTGCGAAGACAGGTGAAACCCGCCGTGGGCTGTACGGAACCCATCGCCGTCGCTCTGGCGACGGCGAACGCACGAAAATTCGTCCGGGGGAAACCGGAGCGGATTCTCGTCGTCGTGAGCCCGAACATCTACAAGAACGGTTTCAGCGTCACCATCCCCGGAACGGACAAGACGGGCAACGCCTACGCGGCGGCCCTCGCCTTCGCGGGAGGAAATCCGGACCTCGGCCTGGAGGTGCTGAAGAACTGCTCGAAAGAGGACTACGAACGGGCGGAGGAGCTGCTTCCCTTCGTGGAGGTCCGCTTCGACCGGGACAAGACCGGCGTGTACGTGTCAGCCACGGTCGAGACGGCCACGGACGCGGCCGAGGCGGTCATCGCGAACAGACACGACGAGGTGGTTCGCATCACGCACAACGGCGAGATCGTCTTCGCGTCGGCTCGGTGCGCGGAAAGCGGCGCTTCCGGCAATTCCGGAGACGACTTCGACGTGACGTGCCTCTCCCTGGCGGAGCTCCGCCGGGAGATCGGGGAGATTCCTCCGGAGGAGCTGCGATTTCTGCTGGAGGGCGTGACCATGAACATGGCCATGGCCGAGGAGGGGCTCCGTCTCGGGGCCGGACTCGGTATCGGGAGGTCCTTCCGGGAGCTGCTGCAGGAGGGGGTCATCGAGGACAGCCTGCTCTGCAAGGTCCGCATGGTCGCCGCCGCCGCCACGGACGCCCGCATGGGAGGCGTTCCCCTTCCGGTGATGAGCAGCGCGGGAAGCGGCAACCACGGCATCACCGCCGTCGTTCCGCTGAAGGTCCTTGCGGACGCCCGGGGGTTGGGCGAAGAGGTTCTCGTGAGGGGGCTGGCCTTCAGTCACCTGGTGACGCTCTACATCAAGAACTTCACGGGACGGCTCTCGCCGGTCTGCGGCTGCGCCGTGGCCGCCGGAACGGGAGCCGCCGCGGGAATGACCTGGATGCTCGGCGGCGACGACGACGCCATCGCAGCGGCGATCAACATGATGCTCGGCAACCTCGCGGGGCTGCTCTGCGACGGGGCCAAGCACGACTGCGCGCTGAAGATCGCCACCTCCGCGGGAGAGGCCCTTCTCGCGGCGCTCCTCGCCGAAAAGGGCGTGGCCATGAGCGGCAAGAACGGCATCGTCGTCTCCAGCGCGGAGGAGAGCATCCGCCATCTCGGACGCATCAGCACCACCGGCATGAAGGACACGGACGAGGTGATCCTGCAGATCATCACCGGCGCGTGA
- a CDS encoding M20/M25/M40 family metallo-hydrolase, protein MSAAERLLEDLAAIPSVSGQEERACRHLRDTLPSLGWEEAFLDEVGNVVATRGRGERELLLVGHVDTVPGGPPLRRDDRILWGRGTVDAKGPLCALAVGGGRARLPEKWRLTFVGVVGEERDSLGMRHRLSRHTPCGCVIGEPSGTDGVTLAYRGRLLLRLSARDGGAHRSGSSGPLTACLRAAAAVLDEVELRDDKTAPLAARTSGSVAFMEGREEGARHALVELDLRLPLGADPEEWTRNLEILATLQQVELEVLDSVAAAERPKNDPAVLAFRTAVRSVLGTAPRLLAKGGTADFNLAAAWGCPLVAYGPGDSKLDHTDQERLNLDDLETATTVVERAIPAFTASERA, encoded by the coding sequence ATGTCCGCGGCGGAACGGCTCCTTGAAGACCTTGCGGCGATTCCGAGCGTCTCCGGCCAGGAAGAGCGAGCCTGCCGCCATCTCCGGGACACCCTTCCCTCCCTCGGATGGGAAGAGGCCTTTCTGGACGAGGTGGGCAACGTGGTGGCCACGAGAGGGCGGGGCGAACGGGAACTCCTGCTGGTAGGACACGTGGACACCGTCCCCGGGGGACCTCCACTGCGCCGGGACGATCGGATTCTCTGGGGGCGCGGCACCGTGGACGCAAAGGGACCGCTCTGCGCTCTCGCCGTGGGGGGTGGGCGTGCACGCCTCCCCGAGAAATGGCGCCTCACCTTCGTGGGCGTCGTGGGAGAGGAGCGAGATTCCCTGGGCATGCGCCATCGCCTCTCCCGACACACCCCGTGCGGCTGTGTTATCGGCGAGCCCTCGGGAACGGACGGAGTCACCCTCGCCTACCGGGGACGGCTCCTCCTGCGCCTTTCCGCCCGGGACGGAGGTGCGCACCGAAGCGGTTCCTCCGGCCCTCTGACGGCCTGCCTCCGGGCCGCCGCCGCCGTTCTGGACGAAGTGGAACTCCGGGACGACAAAACGGCCCCTCTCGCGGCCCGCACCTCCGGCTCGGTGGCCTTCATGGAAGGACGGGAGGAGGGGGCGCGGCATGCGCTGGTGGAGCTGGACCTGCGCCTTCCTCTCGGAGCGGACCCGGAGGAATGGACCCGGAACCTGGAGATTCTCGCGACGCTTCAGCAGGTGGAGCTGGAGGTCCTGGACTCCGTAGCCGCGGCGGAACGCCCGAAGAACGACCCCGCCGTGCTCGCCTTTCGCACAGCGGTGCGCTCCGTGCTTGGCACCGCTCCGCGTCTGCTCGCCAAAGGGGGCACGGCGGATTTCAATCTCGCCGCCGCCTGGGGATGCCCCCTCGTGGCCTACGGCCCCGGAGACAGCAAACTGGACCACACGGACCAGGAACGGCTCAACCTGGACGATCTCGAAACGGCGACGACGGTGGTGGAGAGAGCCATTCCGGCCTTCACCGCCTCGGAAAGAGCCTGA